TCGCCGTAAACTATTACGGTGAAGCCGAGTTTTGGCTTGCTCTGGGAAAAGTCTTACTCAGTATAGGTCTGATAATTTTCACATTTGTTGCAATGTTGGGTGGCAATCCCCAAAAGGACCGATTTGGGTTTCGCTATTGGCAAGAGCCTGGTTCATTTGCAGAGTATTACAAAACGGGAGACCTTGGGCGATGGTTAGGATTTCTTGCTTGCTTGATCAAGGCGAGTTTTACCATTGCGGGTCCCGACTATGTGTCAATGGCCGCTGGAGAAACGGAGAATCCACGAAAGGTCTTGCCGAAAGCATACAATGGCGTCTTCTACCGACTCACGTCATTCTTCGTTCTAGGAGCCTTGTGCGTGGGTATTTTGGTCCCCTATAATGACCCGACCATGGTCAATGCATTCGAAAAGGACCTACCTGGCGCGGCTGCATCACCCTATGTCATTGCGATGGACAGACTGGGTATTCCGGTTCTACCGCATATTGTCAATGCCATGGTCCTTGGAGCCGCCTTCAGTGCAGGAAACAGCTACGTCTATTGCGCCAGCAGATGCCTGTATGGACTTGCGCTGGACAACAAAGCGCCGAGAATCTTCAGGAAATGCACGAAGAATGGCGTCCCCATCTACTGTGTGGGCCTTGTCCTGCTGATTGCGCTGCTTGCCTTCCTGCAAGTCTCCAACAGCGCATCGGTTGTGCTCAATTGGTTTATCAACCTGGTAGGTCACCCCATAAACTACCTCGAGGCAAGCGGCTAAGTCGTGCATCAGGTTACTGCATCGCAATTGATTAATTTCTCTGTCGTTACATTTTCCTATACCCGCTTCAGGAAGGCGCTCATCACGCAAAACGTTCCCCGCAGTTCTCTCCCGTATCAAAGTCTCGGTCAGCCTTACGTTGCATATGCGGCCCTGGTCTGTACGGTGGTCATGGCGTTTGTGGGTGGGTATGAAGTCTTTTTACCTGGAAAATGGGATATTCccacctttttcttctcatacACCATGATTGGGGTATTCCCAATCATTTTCTTTGGGTGGAAGCTTTGGCACAAAACCCAGATTCGAAAACCTGAAGAAATTGATCTGAAGACCGGACTCGATGAAATTGAGGAGTATGAAAGAAATCATGTGCCGTTGCCTGCGAGGTATGTGCTATCCAGACTTTCTGAAGTATTTCCCTCCCCGCTATGCTTCTTTGCACGGCTAAGCATCCTCATAGCAATATATTCTCGAGGTTTGCCGATTGGATTTTCGGCTAAGGCTGTGTACATGCACCTCTGTTTTTGGGTGGCCTGTTGTCTAGGAACTCCAGCTGTACGGCATTACGAATTGAACGGTGTAACATCAATATATCTGAGCAGCTCTCGTCGTAAAACTCATTAAACCTGTAACTGTATGTGAAACCTAAAATGTGTTGAGTTATTATACATAAGCAATCAATCTATAAATCAGAGAATGGTTCCCCGGCACCAAAAGCATAAGTCCATAACCCCTACTCTTTTAGAACTAGCGACCTTCTCACAGCTCCCTGCGCCTAATTGCTATCTTCCTGCGCACCCTGAGCAGCCTTCAGTGCCTCCATCCGttgcttgtttctctttcctaGCACCCGCAAcgtattcttcttctcaatctccGTCATCTGCGCCCAGTTCGCGATGCGGGATAACGTCCCATCCTGGTTGACCACTAACGGACCCAAGTGATCCAATTTCACCGTCGACCCATCACCGCTGACATCAAGCTGCTGTGTCTGATCGGCGCTGCTGGCGTCGGGAAGAGCGAGGTACTGCTctggtttcttttcggtggtGGAGTCGGTAGCGACATTCTcgggttgttgatgttgttgttgggggGTTTGCTCGGTGGACGATGACATTGTAGAGTAGGATTTTTCTTGATACAGATTGGAGGGACACTGGGGGTAGGCAATCGGTGTACGGGCTAGTCTTTGTGAGAGGATTGCCGTAGGTGCGATTGTGGTTGAAGCGCGCGTCGGGATTGTCAGGAGTGGGTTTAGGATGAGATTTAGTAATGTTGTGCGCGTTAAAATGGATTTGTGCATGTCTTCTATCTAGGCTGggtttcctgttcctggagGTGGGTAGATTGTGTGTGTCggtggatttggtggtgcGGGAGTTCGGTGGGACTGACGGAGGATTCTAGAACGATCATTCGAACTTGCTtgttggtgtttttggtgGTTTGACGTTGCCTTGTGATATATCTCCAACTTGTACTTCTCTACCTATTTACATGTGTAGTGATTCTCTAGTTGGTAGAATTGATTGTATTATATGAAGACTATTTACTTTGAATTTATCTAAACCACCAATTGACCTATGGTGTGTCAGAGGACGTATGACATGCAACACATGAATAAAGAAGGGAACCTACCGAAGCAGTGACACCATGCCCTACCCCCTTAATGCTATGCCACCAGCCTTTAGGAATGAACATCCCATCCCCAGCCTCCAGCTGTGCTTCGTACCCAACATACTTGCGTTCCGAGCTGGCCGTGTCCAAACCATCGTCCCaaacctccttctccagcaATGTCCTCTCTCGTCCCTGCATCATTTCTGACCCTCGAAACACAGCAGCTTCACGATTCCCACTTCTCCCCAATTGGCTTCTAACCGATGCGAACAGCACCTGTCCATCGTCGGGAGCAATTAACCGCACGACTTTTCGTCCAGCAAGCTGAACGAACAGGTTCGGATTGGGATCACGATGAAGGGGTGTGTATGTTGGTGGATAACCGATCCACACATTGGTGTCGTAGACATCGCCGTTGCCCGCCTGGGACACA
The sequence above is a segment of the Aspergillus oryzae RIB40 DNA, chromosome 3 genome. Coding sequences within it:
- a CDS encoding putative general amino acid permease (Agp2) (amino acid transporters), whose translation is MGDHETMIMIPGTDARADDSATYGVDQKREYPERAQGPVATSLHYGELSSLSADKLTRRMGVSMDIPEKNPAMNRSEESLDAGFNTLTKDGTHRFLKSRHIQLIGIGGTIGTALYVQIGQSLLNGGPASLFLAFTIWCSVILAITVCLAEMVVYLPVSSPFIHFAGRYVDEAFGVAAGWNFFVFEAVQVPFEITACSMIIHYWSDVVPTVAIIVIVLVLYAFLNVFAVNYYGEAEFWLALGKVLLSIGLIIFTFVAMLGGNPQKDRFGFRYWQEPGSFAEYYKTGDLGRWLGFLACLIKASFTIAGPDYVSMAAGETENPRKVLPKAYNGVFYRLTSFFVLGALCVGILVPYNDPTMVNAFEKDLPGAAASPYVIAMDRLGIPVLPHIVNAMVLGAAFSAGNSYVYCASRCLYGLALDNKAPRIFRKCTKNGVPIYCVGLVLLIALLAFLQVSNSASVVLNWFINLVTASQLINFSVVTFSYTRFRKALITQNVPRSSLPYQSLGQPYVAYAALVCTVVMAFVGGYEVFLPGKWDIPTFFFSYTMIGVFPIIFFGWKLWHKTQIRKPEEIDLKTGLDEIEEYERNHVPLPARNSSCTALRIERCNINISEQLSS
- a CDS encoding uncharacterized protein (predicted protein), coding for MHKSILTRTTLLNLILNPLLTIPTRASTTIAPTAILSQRLARTPIAYPQCPSNLYQEKSYSTMSSSTEQTPQQQHQQPENVATDSTTEKKPEQYLALPDASSADQTQQLDVSGDGSTVKLDHLGPLVVNQDGTLSRIANWAQMTEIEKKNTLRVLGKRNKQRMEALKAAQGAQEDSN